Proteins co-encoded in one Yamadazyma tenuis chromosome 1, complete sequence genomic window:
- a CDS encoding uncharacterized protein (COG:S; BUSCO:EOG09261FAB; EggNog:ENOG503NWAR), whose product MSDIAVASDHSNVMGRSSYETDVNLSDIDQQAIKCFEQAIEKESHGKMSDAIEFYRKAFKYNEKVDLLYRKTELPSKIEQMRQDYGVNSTIRVDEEVVNAIDVEKLLKSFEHEEARPPDPNDPNNDSITIKFANLGIDNHPNIEVKPVSPLVHLPNDIWICIMELLLITEPEAWINLSISCKKFAFLGLSSNDIWRKLCYLVYPYQNYEENQTFLQSNQTPGALIDSSSLPIPEDQLLILPAYGHSWKRMMDERPFLKFKGCYISVINYYSEGGKAEFSNSWSNPVKTITYYRYLRFYPDGTCVKVLSVLEPFRVVPQLSKYNLSRNITSALDQVKVAGHQSSVKEAHRIYHGKWTISTTGEVHINIDPGSVPYYTFHYHFQVKSLSRAFRYNKLNWIKYYTVRKQMSEDDDRVGEVSYLTIKNEKPFKFSRVKSYDVDTW is encoded by the coding sequence ATGTCTGACATAGCAGTGGCGTCGGACCACAGCAACGTCATGGGCCGTTCTTCGTACGAGACTGACGTGAATCTAAGTGATATAGACCAACAGGCCATCAAATGTTTTGAGCAGGCCATAGAAAAAGAGAGTCATGGGAAGATGTCTGATGCCATAGAGTTCTACAGAAAGGCATTCAAGTATaatgaaaaagttgatttgTTGTACCGAAAGACCGAACTTCCCAGTAAAATAGAGCAGATGCGGCAAGACTATGGGGTCAATTCCACTATTCGAGTCGATGAGGAGGTGGTCAATGCTATTGATgtggaaaagttgttgaagtcgttTGAGCATGAAGAAGCTCGACCCCCCGATCCGAATGATCCTAATAATGATAGTATCACCATCAAGTTCGCCAATTTGGGGATCGACAACCACCCAAACATTGAGGTCAAGCCTGTTTCGCCTTTGGTACATCTTCCCAATGATATCTGGATATGCATCATGGAGTTGTTGCTTATCACGGAGCCTGAAGCATGGATAAACCTCTCCATCTCCTGCAAAAAATTTGCATTTTTGGGCCTTAGTTCCAACGATATATGGCGAAAGCTCTGCTACTTGGTGTACCCGTATCAAAATTATGAAGAGAACCAGACGTTTCTCCAATCGAACCAAACTCCTGGCGCCCTCATAGATAGTTCAAGCTTGCCCATACCCGAAGATCAACTTTTAATTCTACCAGCGTACGGTCACTCCTGGAAGAGAATGATGGACGAAAGAccattcttgaagttcaagggATGCTACATTAGTGTCATAAATTACTACAGTGAAGGTGGTAAGGCCGAGTTTTCCAATAGTTGGTCCAACCCGGTTAAAACCATCACCTACTATCGGTATCTTCGGTTCTATCCCGATGGAACATGTGTCAAGGTGTTGAGCGTCTTGGAGCCTTTCCGTGTGGTCCCCCAACTTCTGAAATACAATCTACTGAGAAACATCACCAGTGCTTTGGACCAAGTCAAAGTCGCAGGCCACCAGAGTTCGGTGAAAGAGGCCCATAGAATATACCATGGTAAGTGGaccatctccaccaccggGGAAGTGCACATCAATATAGACCCAGGGTCTGTGCCGTATTACACGTTCCACTACCATTTTCAAGTGAAATCTTTGAGTAGAGCCTTCAGGTACAATAAGTTGAATTGGATCAAGTACTATACGGTGAGAAAGCAGATGagtgaagatgacgacCGAGTGGGAGAAGTGTC